TAAAATGGCAGATTCTGAAAAGAACGCGATAGAAGAACTCGGAGTTAGTAAAGAGTATCAATACGGGTTCCACGACGATATTAAACCGACGTTCAAGTCACGCAAGGGATTGGACGAGGAAGTCATCAATCAGATGTGCGACATTAAAGGTGAACCCGACTGGATGCGCCAGTACCGGCTTGAGGCTTATAAGATTTTCAAGCAGAAGCCGATGACAAAATGGGGCGGCGACCTATCGCAACTCGATTTTGACGACATCTATTACTACGTTAAAGCCTCTGACCGAAGTGAACGCAGCTGGGACGATGTACCCGACGATATCAAAAAGACTTTTGATCGACTTGGTATTCCTGAAGCCGAGCGGAAATTCCTCGCCGGTGTCGGGGCACAGTACGACTCCGAAGTCGTTTATCATAACATCGTTGAAGAATTGGACAAAATTGGTGTTGTATTCCTTGATACTGATACCGCTATCAAAGAGTACCCGGATCTGGTGAAGAAATACTTCGGAACGATCATCCCGTCTGCGGATAACCAGTTTGCGGCACTC
This DNA window, taken from Candidatus Poribacteria bacterium, encodes the following:
- the sufB gene encoding Fe-S cluster assembly protein SufB, whose translation is MADSEKNAIEELGVSKEYQYGFHDDIKPTFKSRKGLDEEVINQMCDIKGEPDWMRQYRLEAYKIFKQKPMTKWGGDLSQLDFDDIYYYVKASDRSERSWDDVPDDIKKTFDRLGIPEAERKFLAGVGAQYDSEVVYHNIVEELDKIGVVFLDTDTAIKEYPDLVKKYFGTIIPSADNQFAALNSAVWSGGSFVYVPPGVKVEYPLQAYFRINSENMGQFERTLIIADEGSQVHYVEGCTAPTFNSESLHSAVVEIVCMKGSRVRYTTIQNWANNVYNLVTKRAFAYEDAQMEWVDGNLGSKLTMKYPSVYMMEPGARGD